From Anopheles coluzzii chromosome 3, AcolN3, whole genome shotgun sequence, the proteins below share one genomic window:
- the LOC120957916 gene encoding homogentisate 1,2-dioxygenase, with protein MPEYQYLSGFGSHFSSEDARFPNALPVGQNSPQKCPHGLYAEQLSGSAFTAPRTENTRSWLYRIRPSVVHQPFKRFEGVAQFLRGTGWEEQHPNPNQMRWNPFDLPAAGSEVDFVAGLHTVCGAGDVRARNGLAVHVYLANCSMKDTAFYNSDGDMLIVPQQGPLDITTEFGRLYVKPNEICVIPQGIRFSVALEGPSRGYILEVYDGHFRLPDLGPIGANGLANPRDFLTPTAHFEDRSVEGYRIVSKFQGALFVATQGHSPFDVVAWHGNYVPYKYDLARFMVINSVSFDHCDPSIFTVLTCPSNRPGTAIADFVIFPPRWSVQEHTFRPPYYHRNCMSEFMGLIFGRYEAKEGGFMPGGASLHSMMTPHGPDHRCFEGASNAELKPERVADGTQAFMFESSLSMAVTRWGEETCQKLDARYYECWQALEKHFHL; from the exons ATGCCGGAGTATCAG TATCTGTCCGGATTTGGGTCACACTTCAGCTCGGAAGATGCCCGCTTCCCGAACGCCCTGCCGGTGGGACAGAATTCACCGCAAAAGTGTCCCCACGGGCTGTACGCGGAGCAACTTTCTGGCAGTGCGTTTACCGCACCGCGCACGGAAAATACCCGCTCCTGGTTGTACCGCATCCGGCCCTCGGTCGTACATCAACCGTTCAAGCGGTTCGAGGGTGTGGCACAGTTCCTGCGCGGAACTGGCTGGGAAGAGCAGCACCCCAACCCCAACCAGATGCGCTGGAACCCGTTCGATCTGCCGGCGGCCGGAAGCGAGGTGGACTTTGTGGCGGGACTGCATACCGTGTGTGGGGCGGGCGATGTCCGCGCCCGCAATGGGCTGGCCGTGCATGTGTACCTTGCCAACTGTTCGATGAAGGATACGGCGTTCTACAACAGCGATGGCGATATGCTTATAG TTCCCCAACAGGGTCCACTGGACATAACGACCGAGTTTGGCCGACTGTACGTAAAGCCAAACGAGATCTGCGTCATTCCGCAAGGCATCCGGTTCAGCGTAGCGCTGGAAGGACCGTCCCGTGGCTACATTCTCGAGGTGTACGATGGTCACTTCCGGCTGCCCGATCTGGGCCCTATCGGTGCCAATGGGTTGGCCAATCCGCGTGACTTCCTAACACCCACGGCCCATTTCGAGGATCGCTCGGTCGAGGGGTATCGCATCGTGTCCAAGTTCCAGGGCGCACTGTTTGTCGCCACCCAGGGCCATTCACCGTTCGATGTGGTCGCCTGGCACGGTAACTATGTGCCGTACAAGTACGATCTCGCCCGCTTTATGGTGATCAACTCGGTCAGCTTCGATCATTGCGATCCGAGCATCTTCACCGTGCTGACCTGCCCCAGCAACCGGCCCGGCACGGCGATCGCCGATTTCGTCATCTTTCCACCGAGATGGTCCGTCCAGGAGCATACCTTCCGTCCGCCGTACTATCATC GTAACTGCATGAGTGAATTTATGGGCCTGATTTTCGGCCGGTACGAGGCGAAGGAGGGTGGCTTCATGCCCGGCGGTGCCTCGCTACACTCGATGATGACACCGCACGGGCCCGACCATCGGTGCTTCGAGGGTGCGTCCAATGCGGAACTGAAGCCGGAACGCGTTGCCGATGGGACGCAAGCGTTCATGTTCGAATCATCGCTGAGCATGGCGGTAACGCGCTGGGGCGAGGAAACCTGCCAAAAGCTGGACGCCCGCTACTACGAATGCTGGCAAGCGCTGGAAAAGCATTTCCATCTGTAA
- the LOC120957913 gene encoding zinc finger-containing ubiquitin peptidase 1-like isoform X1: MASQNGRESKDGPPTQGPVGLPQQQQQEHSCEICGASGLSDEAMRDHTRQYHVEGSAQCPFCGLSGVPAAELLLHVNQAHLDYLTPENELMSFIDDQTPSFCSVDGDSDSISDCRGLSPSITSELLTPMSASGGMKAAGFNGGGGGASSTAVNQTSSSISTSSNGLMMISASESLTTVSSSTGSHSSNHAQGAASQQAPGSSQLHHNGAALAGKMMGSSTSTAAGSSSMSSSRSSLGSSSTNLSNGLPNGGHCSNGKSIHSQHGHATNGGTAGINGSGEVHANGTSTSKDGTVMNGGGAGCTTPAGAGAGGQGSPLRSQLGLKLKSHKPNAFSIGTAGPEMANGGANGATGSSAGPATMTITTKQASPLQCLLCPYTSDNPTVLEEHINRSHFDPLSPGVNGAGGGGGGAGGAAGGSGQHADTLSVLQCPICNRTFESGSDLELHVNIEHRDILSPAKADGGRATNGTPSGAAAAASAHNGGGWGGGTSGSLCPVCGISFDHMKTQEMEYHIEKHFSKSPQNPYQGGAAVGGGVGGGGGGGGGVGGGGKNPSAVAVDLEKQAQKLREQREFEMLRAQYGMDDQGNFREQSAAAMQRAVYAGEMSVADYYERQVGLRAAESHGVDDGSSCTKSVSPRVLSLSSSSPNVIKTYVCSSVDHYASSYGDKGWGCGYRNLQMMLSSLLQNTSYNEALYSAWGSHGPARTAMPSISRLQRMVEAAWAQGFDIQGSEQLGCKLYNTRKWIGATEIVTVLSWLRIRCELVDFHRPTSADGRHPELFNWVLRYFEEPRIHTPPLYLQHQGHSRTIIGIEQRTSGLSLLVLDPSHGPRQVAALGSSQDSLRLIRKNSAAMRAPQYQVVAVKGLIDTEDQYQASKVLKSLRIPPDR, encoded by the exons ATGGCTTCGCAGAATGGGCGCGAATCCAAGGATGGTCCGCCGACCCAGGGACCGGTCGGGctaccgcagcagcagcagcaggagcattCGTGTGAAATTTGCGGCGCGTCCGGCCTGTCGGACGAGGCGATGCGCGACCACACGCGACAGTACCACGTGGAGGGCAGCGCGCAGTGCCCCTTCTGTGGGCTCTCCGGTGTGCCGGCGGCCGAGCTGCTGCTCCATGTGAACCAGGCCCACCTGGACTACCTAACGCCCGAGAACGAGCTGATGTCGTTCATCGACGATCAAACGCCGAG CTTTTGCAGTGTCGACGGGGATTCGGACTCCATCTCCGACTGTCGCGGGCTGTCGCCGTCGATCACGTCCGAGCTGCTCACGCCGATGTCAGCGTCCGGTGGGATGAAGGCGGCGGGTTtcaacggtggtggtggtggtgctagtAGCACCGCTGTCAACCAaacgagcagcagcattaGTACGAGCAGCAACGGTCTGATGATGATCAGCGCTAGCGAAAGTTTGACGACCGTTTCGTCCAGCACGGGAAGCCACAGCAGCAATCATGCACAGGGCGCCGCTTCGCAGCAAGCGCCGGGATCGTCACAGCTGCACCACAACGGTGCAGCACTGGCGGGCAAGATGATGGGGAGTAGCACGTCGACGGCGGCCGGCAGTAGCAGCATGAGCAGCAGTCGCTCCAGCTTGGGCAGTAGTAGCACGAATCTGAGCAACGGTTTGCCAAACGGCGGACACTGCTCGAATGGGAAAAGCATCCACAGTCAGCATGGGCACGCAACGAACGGCGGCACAGCGGGAATCAATGGGAGCGGTGAGGTGCACGCGAATGGTACCAGTACCAGCAAGGACGGCACTGTGATGAATGGCGGTGGAGCTGGCTGTACCACGCCGGCCGGTGCCGGAGCCGGTGGGCAAGGTTCCCCCTTGCGATCGCAGCTAGGGCTGAAGCTAAAGTCGCACAAACCGAACGCGTTCAGCATCGGAACGGCGGGCCCTGAAATGGCAAACGGTGGTGCGAATGGGGCAACCGGCTCATCAGCCGGCCCGGCCACAATGACGATCACAACGAAGCAGGCGAGCCCGCTGCAGTGCTTGCTGTGCCCGTACACCTCCGACAACCCGACCGTGCTGGAGGAACACATCAACCGGTCGCACTTTGATCCGCTCAGTCCGGGTGTGAATGGtgcgggcggcggcggcggtggtgcggGAGGAGCCGCCGGTGGCAGTGGCCAGCACGCTGATACGCTTAGCGTGCTGCAGTGCCCGATATGCAATCGCACGTTCGAGTCCGGGTCGGATCTGGAGCTGCACGTGAACATCGAGCATCGGGACATACTCAGCCCGGCGAAGGCGGACGGTGGGCGGGCAACGAACGGTACCCCGTCCGGGGCGGCGGCCGCGGCCTCTGCACACAACGGTGGCGGCTGGGGTGGCGGCACCAGCGGCAGCCTCTGTCCGGTGTGCGGCATTTCGTTCGATCACATGAAAACACAGGAGATGGAGTATCACATCGAGAAGCACTTCTCGAAAAGCCCCCAAAACCCCTACCAAGGAGGTGCTgcagttggtggtggtgttggtggcggtggtggtggcggtggtggtgttggtggtggtggcaagaaCCCTTCCGCCGTGGCAGTGGATCTGGAAAAGCAGGCGCAAAAGCTGCGCGAGCAGCGCGAGTTCGAGATGCTGCGCGCGCAGTACGGTATGGACGATCAGGGTAACTTCCGGGAGCAGTCGGCGGCCGCGATGCAGCGGGCGGTGTACGCGGGCGAGATGAGTGTGGCCGACTACTACGAGCGGCAGGTTGGGTTGCGGGCGGCCGAATCCCACGGCGTTGACGATGGGTCGTCCTGCACCAAGTCCGTGTCGCCGAGGGTCCTGTCGCTATCGTCGTCCTCGCCGAACGTGATCAAAACGTACGTTTGCTCGAGCGTAGATCATTACGCGTCGAGCTATGGCGATAAGGGATGGGGCTGTGGGTACCGGAATTTGCAGATGATGCTTTCCTCCCTACTGCAG AACACATCGTACAACGAAGCGCTTTACTCAGCCTGGGGCTCGCATGGACCCGCCCGGACGGCCATGCCCAGCATCTCCCGGCTGCAGCGCATGGTCGAGGCGGCCTGGGCCCAGGGCTTCGACATTCAGGGCTCGGAACAGCTCGGCTGCAAGCTGTACAACACGCGCAAGTGGATCGGTGCGACCGAAATCGTGACCGTCCTGTCGTGGTTGCGCATCCGCTGCGAGCTGGTCGACTTTCACCGGCCCACCTCGGCGGACGGGCGGCACCCGGAGCTGTTTAACTGGGTGCTGCGCTACTTCGAGGAGCCGCGCATCCACACCCCTCCCCTGTACCTGCAGCATCAAG GGCACTCGCGTACGATCATTGGAATCGAGCAGCGAACGTCCGGGTTGTCCCTGCTCGTGCTCGATCCGAGCCACGGTCCGCGGCAGGTGGCAGCGCTCGGTTCGTCGCAGGACTCGTTGCGCTTGATACGTAAAAATTCGGCCGCCATGCGTGCACCGCAGTACCAGGTCGTGGCGGTGAAGGGACTGATCGATACCGAGGATCAATACCAg GCGAGCAAGGTGTTAAAATCCTTACGCATACCCCCTGACCGTTGA
- the LOC120957913 gene encoding zinc finger-containing ubiquitin peptidase 1-like isoform X2 yields the protein MASQNGRESKDGPPTQGPVGLPQQQQQEHSCEICGASGLSDEAMRDHTRQYHVEGSAQCPFCGLSGVPAAELLLHVNQAHLDYLTPENELMSFIDDQTPSVDGDSDSISDCRGLSPSITSELLTPMSASGGMKAAGFNGGGGGASSTAVNQTSSSISTSSNGLMMISASESLTTVSSSTGSHSSNHAQGAASQQAPGSSQLHHNGAALAGKMMGSSTSTAAGSSSMSSSRSSLGSSSTNLSNGLPNGGHCSNGKSIHSQHGHATNGGTAGINGSGEVHANGTSTSKDGTVMNGGGAGCTTPAGAGAGGQGSPLRSQLGLKLKSHKPNAFSIGTAGPEMANGGANGATGSSAGPATMTITTKQASPLQCLLCPYTSDNPTVLEEHINRSHFDPLSPGVNGAGGGGGGAGGAAGGSGQHADTLSVLQCPICNRTFESGSDLELHVNIEHRDILSPAKADGGRATNGTPSGAAAAASAHNGGGWGGGTSGSLCPVCGISFDHMKTQEMEYHIEKHFSKSPQNPYQGGAAVGGGVGGGGGGGGGVGGGGKNPSAVAVDLEKQAQKLREQREFEMLRAQYGMDDQGNFREQSAAAMQRAVYAGEMSVADYYERQVGLRAAESHGVDDGSSCTKSVSPRVLSLSSSSPNVIKTYVCSSVDHYASSYGDKGWGCGYRNLQMMLSSLLQNTSYNEALYSAWGSHGPARTAMPSISRLQRMVEAAWAQGFDIQGSEQLGCKLYNTRKWIGATEIVTVLSWLRIRCELVDFHRPTSADGRHPELFNWVLRYFEEPRIHTPPLYLQHQGHSRTIIGIEQRTSGLSLLVLDPSHGPRQVAALGSSQDSLRLIRKNSAAMRAPQYQVVAVKGLIDTEDQYQASKVLKSLRIPPDR from the exons ATGGCTTCGCAGAATGGGCGCGAATCCAAGGATGGTCCGCCGACCCAGGGACCGGTCGGGctaccgcagcagcagcagcaggagcattCGTGTGAAATTTGCGGCGCGTCCGGCCTGTCGGACGAGGCGATGCGCGACCACACGCGACAGTACCACGTGGAGGGCAGCGCGCAGTGCCCCTTCTGTGGGCTCTCCGGTGTGCCGGCGGCCGAGCTGCTGCTCCATGTGAACCAGGCCCACCTGGACTACCTAACGCCCGAGAACGAGCTGATGTCGTTCATCGACGATCAAACGCCGAG TGTCGACGGGGATTCGGACTCCATCTCCGACTGTCGCGGGCTGTCGCCGTCGATCACGTCCGAGCTGCTCACGCCGATGTCAGCGTCCGGTGGGATGAAGGCGGCGGGTTtcaacggtggtggtggtggtgctagtAGCACCGCTGTCAACCAaacgagcagcagcattaGTACGAGCAGCAACGGTCTGATGATGATCAGCGCTAGCGAAAGTTTGACGACCGTTTCGTCCAGCACGGGAAGCCACAGCAGCAATCATGCACAGGGCGCCGCTTCGCAGCAAGCGCCGGGATCGTCACAGCTGCACCACAACGGTGCAGCACTGGCGGGCAAGATGATGGGGAGTAGCACGTCGACGGCGGCCGGCAGTAGCAGCATGAGCAGCAGTCGCTCCAGCTTGGGCAGTAGTAGCACGAATCTGAGCAACGGTTTGCCAAACGGCGGACACTGCTCGAATGGGAAAAGCATCCACAGTCAGCATGGGCACGCAACGAACGGCGGCACAGCGGGAATCAATGGGAGCGGTGAGGTGCACGCGAATGGTACCAGTACCAGCAAGGACGGCACTGTGATGAATGGCGGTGGAGCTGGCTGTACCACGCCGGCCGGTGCCGGAGCCGGTGGGCAAGGTTCCCCCTTGCGATCGCAGCTAGGGCTGAAGCTAAAGTCGCACAAACCGAACGCGTTCAGCATCGGAACGGCGGGCCCTGAAATGGCAAACGGTGGTGCGAATGGGGCAACCGGCTCATCAGCCGGCCCGGCCACAATGACGATCACAACGAAGCAGGCGAGCCCGCTGCAGTGCTTGCTGTGCCCGTACACCTCCGACAACCCGACCGTGCTGGAGGAACACATCAACCGGTCGCACTTTGATCCGCTCAGTCCGGGTGTGAATGGtgcgggcggcggcggcggtggtgcggGAGGAGCCGCCGGTGGCAGTGGCCAGCACGCTGATACGCTTAGCGTGCTGCAGTGCCCGATATGCAATCGCACGTTCGAGTCCGGGTCGGATCTGGAGCTGCACGTGAACATCGAGCATCGGGACATACTCAGCCCGGCGAAGGCGGACGGTGGGCGGGCAACGAACGGTACCCCGTCCGGGGCGGCGGCCGCGGCCTCTGCACACAACGGTGGCGGCTGGGGTGGCGGCACCAGCGGCAGCCTCTGTCCGGTGTGCGGCATTTCGTTCGATCACATGAAAACACAGGAGATGGAGTATCACATCGAGAAGCACTTCTCGAAAAGCCCCCAAAACCCCTACCAAGGAGGTGCTgcagttggtggtggtgttggtggcggtggtggtggcggtggtggtgttggtggtggtggcaagaaCCCTTCCGCCGTGGCAGTGGATCTGGAAAAGCAGGCGCAAAAGCTGCGCGAGCAGCGCGAGTTCGAGATGCTGCGCGCGCAGTACGGTATGGACGATCAGGGTAACTTCCGGGAGCAGTCGGCGGCCGCGATGCAGCGGGCGGTGTACGCGGGCGAGATGAGTGTGGCCGACTACTACGAGCGGCAGGTTGGGTTGCGGGCGGCCGAATCCCACGGCGTTGACGATGGGTCGTCCTGCACCAAGTCCGTGTCGCCGAGGGTCCTGTCGCTATCGTCGTCCTCGCCGAACGTGATCAAAACGTACGTTTGCTCGAGCGTAGATCATTACGCGTCGAGCTATGGCGATAAGGGATGGGGCTGTGGGTACCGGAATTTGCAGATGATGCTTTCCTCCCTACTGCAG AACACATCGTACAACGAAGCGCTTTACTCAGCCTGGGGCTCGCATGGACCCGCCCGGACGGCCATGCCCAGCATCTCCCGGCTGCAGCGCATGGTCGAGGCGGCCTGGGCCCAGGGCTTCGACATTCAGGGCTCGGAACAGCTCGGCTGCAAGCTGTACAACACGCGCAAGTGGATCGGTGCGACCGAAATCGTGACCGTCCTGTCGTGGTTGCGCATCCGCTGCGAGCTGGTCGACTTTCACCGGCCCACCTCGGCGGACGGGCGGCACCCGGAGCTGTTTAACTGGGTGCTGCGCTACTTCGAGGAGCCGCGCATCCACACCCCTCCCCTGTACCTGCAGCATCAAG GGCACTCGCGTACGATCATTGGAATCGAGCAGCGAACGTCCGGGTTGTCCCTGCTCGTGCTCGATCCGAGCCACGGTCCGCGGCAGGTGGCAGCGCTCGGTTCGTCGCAGGACTCGTTGCGCTTGATACGTAAAAATTCGGCCGCCATGCGTGCACCGCAGTACCAGGTCGTGGCGGTGAAGGGACTGATCGATACCGAGGATCAATACCAg GCGAGCAAGGTGTTAAAATCCTTACGCATACCCCCTGACCGTTGA